From Geotalea uraniireducens Rf4:
AAAGGATACGGGTTTATTGTCGATCTGGCTGTAGACGCAAAGGGGAGCATTCTGTTGATGGACAGCGCCGATGCGACGATCTTTACCGCCGCCAAAGACGCCGCCGTATTCACTCCCTTGGTAAAAAACCTGCAGGAATATATGAATTTCCCCGGTTACATCACTACCGATTCCCGGGGGATCATCTACGTGGTGGACCAGAACGGCGGAGCAATCGTCATTTTGGGCCAGGACGGCTCTTTCCTGGGACGGCAGTTGAGCATGGGGAGAAAGAACGGTCTCCTCTACTACCCTGCGCAAATCTGCCTGACCGGTGCGGATAGTCTGTTTGTTGCAGACAAGGATAACAGCAGGGTTCAGCTGTTTGAGATGGTCAGATAGTTTGCCGCATACACTAAATTGAACGGAGTAGGTGTAATGAAACGATATACCGTTGTAACTTTACTTGGTCTGATTTTCTCTTTTGCAGCAGTTTTGTCTGCCCGGGCTGATTTCAACACCGGCCTCAGGGCTTATCAGCAGAAGGACTATGCAACGGCGCTGCGTGAATTCAAGGCCGATGGAGGCGCCCAGTCCAGCTACGCCCTCAGCATCATCTATTACAAGGGTGAGGGTGTGGAGCCGAACCGGAAGGAATCGGTAAAATGGCTGCGCAAGTCCGCTGAGCAGGGGTTTGTCCGGGCGCAATACAATCTTGCCATGATGTACGACAAGGGGGACGGCGTTAACAAGGACCAGACCGAAGCCGCCAAGTGGTATCGGAAGGCGGCAGAAAAAGGGCATGCCCAGTCCCAGTTCAATATAGGCCTCATGTATACCAACGGTGAAGGGGTAGGCAAAGACAAAAAAGAGGCGGTAAAATGGTTACGCAAAGCCGCAAAGCAAGGGCATCCAAACGCGCAAAAACTTTTGAAGGTAATGGGTGAAAAGTATTGATATATTGCATGTTCAAAAGGGGAGATTCTTTATGAAACCGCTGAAAATGATCTGCCTCGTCTTTCTTATGATGACGGTTCTCATCCTGGGGTGCAACAGGACCGAGTCACGATTGGTGGGGAAATGGAAAAATGTAAGCATGCCCGAAATTGTTGAATTCAGGGATAACAAGACGGGGGTGTTCGTTGTGCAGGGAAACCCCGGTCTGCCATTTACCTGGACGGTTGTGGAAGGCAAGAGGGTAAAAATCGATATTCCTTATATGGGCAGAATCCAAACCTTGTTCGGAAAGGTTGCCGACGATGCCTTTGTCCTGGAAGGCAAAGGTGAACAGGCGGTCTACAAGAAAACCGAATAGGACCGCATCGCCGAATCAAACCGAGCCTGGCGGTTTTCAGGAACAAAAGGGGCGCTCCTGAAAGGGCACCCCTTTTTTATGGTTCATCCCAGCAGTGTCCGTTAAGTTTTTGCATCCGCACTTTCCCCCTCACCCTAACCCTCTCCTTTAGGCCCGCAATTTGGGTCCACAAGGGGCGAGGGGGCTTTAAAGCTCCCCTCCCTCGATGGACCCAAAGGGCCTAAAGGAGGGGGTGGGGGAGGGTGAAATTCCGGGTCCAGTGAACGGCTGTTGTTAGTCAGATGGTTCTCTCACCGCCCAACGTAAAATAGAAGGTCGCCCCCTTGCCCGGTTCCCCCTCGGCCCAGACCTTTCCTCCATGGCGCCGGATGATCCTCTCCACCGTGGCCAGACCGATGCCCTCCGTTGCGAGTTCCTCCGTGCCGGGCAGAGGTCGGAATGGCTTAAAAAGTCTGTCGGCATGCGCCATATCGAATCCTGTTCCGTTGTCCCGCACGAAACAAGCGGGCATCCCTTCCACTTCTGTCAACCCGATTTCGATGACCGCATCCTCGCGCTTGTCCGTATGCTTCCAGGCATTGTCGAGGAGATTATTCAGAGCCAGTTGCAGCAGGTTCCTGTCCGCATTAACCTTGATTCCATCGGCAATCCGAAATGTGACCCGGCGTTCGGGTTTCGTTATCCGGAGTTTCTCTGTTATTTTGCCGGCCATTTCGCTCAGGTCTATGGCTTCCAGATGGAGATCAATCCTCATCGGTCTGAAGAAATCATGCATGATGCCGATGAGTTTGCCCAGATGCCTGGTTTTGTCGTAGATGCGTTTCGCATAATTTATGCACTGTTCGTCGACATTTTTGCTGGAGAAGTCCTGGATTGCGCGCGCATTATCCCCGATTGACATCAGGGATTTGAGCAGGTCGTTGGAAACGGTGTAGCTGAATGACTCCAGGTCCCTGTTGGTCGCCTCCAGTTCGGCGGCGTGGGCAGCGAGCTCGTTCTGCAACTCGACTATCCGCCTTCCTGCGTTGAGGCGAACCTTCAGTTCGTCGGTCTTGAGCGGTTTGGTGATGTAGTCGTCCGCTCCCGCCTCCATGCCGACGACCAGGTCTTCGTCCTTCTGCTGTGAAGTCAGGAGTATGATGTAGATGTAGTGTCCCATCGCCTCTTTTCTGATCTTCCTGCATAATTCCGGACCGTTTATCCCCGGCATCAGCCAGTCGAGAATGGCCAGCCGCGGGGCGTCCTCGGCCCGCAGGGCCTGCCAGGCTTCGTTGCCGTCTTTGGTGACGACCACCTCGTACCCCCATCTGGCCAGCGTCTCTTCCAGGAGGAGGCGAAAAGCAGGTTCATCTTCCGCTATCAGGATCTTCATATGTAATTCTCCTTTTACCCAGCGTTGTCCGGTCAATAATTTGCGTAGGCTGATGTTTTGTAAAAAAGGGTTTCTGTAGGGGCGCGGCCTTGGCCCGCCCTTGTCGTCAAATCCGACCCTGTTGCTCTATTAACACCAGTCAAAGGCGGACCCTTGCTCTCGCTGCCATTTGGAATCGAGTTGAGTGTTTGTTAATATTATACAGGAAGAGTAGGGGGGGACAAGTCGGGAGGTGAGTTCATATTTTGAGGGAAGAGGCGTAACATTGAAGCCGGAGAA
This genomic window contains:
- a CDS encoding tetratricopeptide repeat protein, with translation MKRYTVVTLLGLIFSFAAVLSARADFNTGLRAYQQKDYATALREFKADGGAQSSYALSIIYYKGEGVEPNRKESVKWLRKSAEQGFVRAQYNLAMMYDKGDGVNKDQTEAAKWYRKAAEKGHAQSQFNIGLMYTNGEGVGKDKKEAVKWLRKAAKQGHPNAQKLLKVMGEKY
- a CDS encoding sensor histidine kinase gives rise to the protein MKILIAEDEPAFRLLLEETLARWGYEVVVTKDGNEAWQALRAEDAPRLAILDWLMPGINGPELCRKIRKEAMGHYIYIILLTSQQKDEDLVVGMEAGADDYITKPLKTDELKVRLNAGRRIVELQNELAAHAAELEATNRDLESFSYTVSNDLLKSLMSIGDNARAIQDFSSKNVDEQCINYAKRIYDKTRHLGKLIGIMHDFFRPMRIDLHLEAIDLSEMAGKITEKLRITKPERRVTFRIADGIKVNADRNLLQLALNNLLDNAWKHTDKREDAVIEIGLTEVEGMPACFVRDNGTGFDMAHADRLFKPFRPLPGTEELATEGIGLATVERIIRRHGGKVWAEGEPGKGATFYFTLGGERTI